The Kitasatospora paranensis genome has a window encoding:
- the mscL gene encoding large conductance mechanosensitive channel protein MscL, whose amino-acid sequence MKGFKDFLLRGNVIDLAVAVVIGAAFTNVINAFVKGIINPIVGLFGTKDLALYRSCLKGPCTLASDGTVSSGVYILWGEVLSAVLQFVITAAVVYFIFVLPMIHFLAKRKTTDEAALEAEAQEVMLLTEIRDALIRQR is encoded by the coding sequence ATGAAAGGCTTCAAGGATTTCCTGCTGCGCGGCAATGTCATCGATCTCGCCGTCGCCGTCGTCATCGGCGCGGCATTCACCAACGTCATCAATGCGTTCGTCAAGGGCATCATCAACCCGATCGTGGGGCTCTTCGGCACGAAGGACCTCGCCCTCTACCGCTCCTGCCTCAAAGGCCCCTGCACCCTGGCCTCCGACGGCACGGTCTCGTCCGGCGTCTACATCCTCTGGGGCGAAGTCCTCAGCGCGGTTCTGCAGTTCGTGATCACGGCGGCGGTGGTCTACTTCATCTTCGTCCTGCCGATGATCCACTTCCTGGCCAAGCGGAAGACCACCGACGAGGCCGCTCTGGAGGCGGAGGCCCAGGAGGTCATGCTGCTCACCGAGATCCGCGACGCACTCATCCGTCAGCGCTGA